CAGAGGATTAAAAAACGGAAAAATATATGGAGCCTGTTTAGATGTATTAGAGTATGAAAATTCTTCTTTTGAAAATATTTTTCATAATCATAAACTTCCTAAAAGTTTTTTTGATCTCATTCATTCTAATAAAGTTGTATTAACTCCACATGTTTCTGGATGGACTAAAGAATCTAAATCAAAAATGGATAAAAAAATTGTCGAAAAAATTATTTTATTAAACAATGAAATTTACTCTTAATTGAAAAAACAATTATACAAAATCCTCACACTCCATATAATCACCAAAATTCCTATAGAATGACACATAATTTTTATAGGAAGCTTACCGGATATCTTTGCTGCTAAAGGAGCAGCAAATAACCCTCCAAAAACTAATCCAAAAACTATTTTCCAGTAGTTTATTCCTAATAAAGAAAGAAAAGTCAAAGTACTCGAAAGAGTTACAAAAAATTCAGATAAACTTACCGATCCTATAACATATTTTGGAGTTCTTCCCTTTGATATTAAAGTGCTAGTAACAAAAGGACCCCATCCTCCTCCTACAAAAGAATCTAAAAAACCTCCACATCCTGCAAGCAATCCTATATTACTAGTTTTTTTGTGATCCTTTTTCCATGTTTTTAACAAAATTTTAACTCCAAAGAAAAAAGTATAAGAAGCTAACATGGGTTTAATATAAGTTGCGTAACTTTCTCCAAATTTAGCAAGAAAAAAAGCTCCAACAATAGAACCAATAACTCCTGGGATAAGTAATATTTTAAATAACTTTTTATTTACATTTCCCATTTTATAATGACTCAATCCAGATATTCCGCTGGAAAATATCTCTGCAGTATGTATACTAGCGCTGATTGAAGGAAGTGGTATCCCAAAAGAAAGCAATATGGTCGTACAAGTTAGACCATACCCCATTCCTATGGCTCCATCAACAAGTTGTGCAAAAAAACCAGTAAACATTAAATATAAAAAACTTTGATTAAAATGATCCAATATTTTTTGAAAAAAAAAACTTTTTGTTAAGATCTGTAGAAAAAAACTTATGATAATAATAAATCCTATTATAAGAAATAAATATTTTATTAAATTTTTTTGTGATTTCTTTTTTTTCAATGATGTTTTTTTAATAACCCATTTTTCAGTTATTGAATTGAGAATTTTCACTTTATATTCAAAATTTCCTTTTAATTTTTTTCGTATTTCACACATATTTATCAAGACGTCATCTAATTCATGTGGTAACACATCTATAAAAATTTCTTTTAAACGTTTAGCTATTGTAGGAGATTTTCCATTAGTAGAAATAGCTATCTTTAAATTTCCTTTTTGGACGATAGATCCCATATAAAAATCACAAAGATCAGGTTTATCAGGAACATTAACTAACTTATGCATTCTTTTTGCATCTTTTTTTATTTTTTCACTTAAGATAGGATCATTTACAGCAACAATAATAATATCCATATTTTCCAAATCAGAAGAAACATAAAATTTTTTATTTAATTTTATAAAACTGAATAATTTAGCTGTTTGATAAATCTTTTGATTTATTTGATCAGCTATTAAATTAATTTTTGTATCAGGGCTATTTCTTAATATGGTATTTAATTTTTCTAAAGCCGTTTTTCCTCCACCAACAATCAAAAGAGAAAGTTTATCTAAATGTAAAAAAATAGGAAACAATTTATTCTTCTCTTTATTTATCATCATAAATTATTAAACTACCCATTTTTTTCTGATAGAAAAATTTCCAAATTTTTCTCCTGAAAACTTTTCTTTTTGAAAACAATCAAAAATTTGATCAAGTTCTTTTAAAATAGAAGATTCATCCATATTCTTTTTATAAAGTTTATTCAGACGAGTTCCCTCATGATTAGCTCCCAAATAAAGATTGTATTTTCCATAAGAAACTCCTATAAATCCTATTTCAGCTAAATAGGGACGAGAACAGCCATTAGGGCATCCGGTCATACGAATAATTATATCTTCTTTTTCCAATCTATATTTATTCAAAATAATTTCTATTTTAGATATCAAACTAGGAAAATAACGTTGTCCTTCTGCTAAAGCTAAAGGACATGTGTTGAACGCTACACAAGCCATAGAATTTTTTCTTATAGAAGACAATCCATTCATATAATCATGAATTCCATATTTTCGAAAAATAGATTGTATTTTATTTTTATTTTTTTCGTCAATATGAGTTAATGTCAAATTTTGATTGCAAGTAAATGAAAAATTACATATTTCATATTCCGCTATCTTTAACAAAGCAGATTTCAATTTCAAGTTTTCATTATCAAAAATTAATCCATTTTCTATAAAAAATGTATAATTCCACAATTTTTGATAATCTTGAATCCACCCAAAATAATCACGTCTTTCTGTAAAAAGAAAATATTTTTTTTCTTGCAAAGAAAATCCAATTCTATTTTCTAATTCTTTTTTAAACCAATTTATTCCATAATTATCTATAGTATATTTTAAACGGGATAATTTACGATCGCTTCTGTTTCCATAATCACGTTGGATAGTCAAAATTTCATATACTATTTTTAGTATTTGATCTTCAGAATCAGAAAAACCAATAACAGTTCCTAACCTAGAATAGGTTTTAGAATTCCCATGAGTAGTAGATAATCCGCCTCCAACAGATATGTTAAAACCTTTTAATATTTTAGATTTTTTATCAAGGATAGCAATTAAACCTATATCATTAGCAAAAACGTCAACGTCATTATTAGGAGGAATAGCTATAGCTATTTTGAATTTTCTAGGCAAATAAGTTTCTTTATAAAGAGGGTCTTTATCTTCTTTTTTTTCATATATCTTATTTTTATCTAACCAAATATCATAGTAAGCATTCGTTTTAGGAAGTAACATATTGCTAATTTTAGTAGCATAGTTCAAAATTTTTTCACGAGAGTATTTTTTATCTATATAGGTACTGCATACCACATTTCTATTAACATCTCCACATGTAGCAATAGAATCCAATTTATGAATATTAAAAAATTGAATAGTTGGTCTTATTTTAGATTTTATCAATCCGTGTAATTGAATTGTTTGTCTAGTCGTTATTTTAATAACTCCAGTTGAATTTTTTTCTGAAATATTATGAATAGCTATCCATTTTTTATGATTGATAAGCCCCCCTGGAATTCTAAGACGTATCATAAAAGAATATAATCTTTCCAATTTTTTTTTAGATCTTTCTTCTCTTATATCTCTATCATCTTGTTGATACAATCCATGAAATTTAATAACAACCTGATCTTCATTATAAATACCTCCAGATAATTCATCCTGTAAACTCTCTAAAATAGTTCCTCTAAGTCCTAAGCTTTCTTTTTTTATTTTTTCTTCTTTTGTTATCCGAGATGTCTTCATGTCTACAAAATTTAATTTTTCATCAACTTTTTTAGTATACGTCTTTTAAATATCTTCCATCTTTTTTCATTTCTTTTATAAAATATTCTGGATCTTTTCCTCCTTCTTTCTCTATTACACGAAATATCATTTTTTCAACATCTATGCTCATAGGAGTTTTTTTTCCACAAACATAGATGTATGCTCCATTTTTTATCCATGAAAAAAATTCTGTTCTATTTTCCCATATTTTATCTTGTACATATATTCTTTTTCCTTGATCTCTCGAAAAAGAGAGATTTACACGATTAATAATTCCTTTTCTTTTCCAATTTTGTATTTCTGTTTGATACAAAAAATCTGCATAAAAATGTTGATCTCCAAAAAATAACCAATTTCTTCCCGTTGCTTCCATCGCTTCTCTTTCATATAAAAAAGAACGAAAAGGAGCTATTCCTGTTCCGGGACCAATAAGAATTATGTCTATTTCAGGATTTTTTGGTAATCTAAACAATTGATTCCTATGAATAAAAAAAGAGAATTTTTCTCCTTCTTTTAACTTAGATAAAAAATCAGAGCAATGACCATATACAGTTTCTCCATTCAATTGAAATCGATGACGAGATACAGTAATATGTATTTCATTATGATGAGCTTTAGGAGAAGAAGAAATGGAATAAAATCTTGGTTTTATAGGGTCCATTATTTTTATTAAATCTCTTAATGAAAATTCCTTTTTTATAGGAAATTCTTTCAAAAGATCAATTAGTTTCCATTTTTGATTATAAGGAATATTTTTTTTTTCAGATAAAAAAGAATATTTTCTTAAAAAATTATCTGATAAATGAAAAATATTCAATTCTTTTTTGATAATATTAAATATATTTTTTTCATATTCTTCATTTTTTCTATCTTTTGATAGATACTCTATAATATTATATGTTTCATTCGAAGGGTTTTCAGGAAAAATGCCTATAGAATCACCCGGAAGATATTTAATTTCATTTTGAACAGAAATTTCAATATGATAAATTTCTTTATTAGACCCTCTTTTTTTATCACTTAAAAGTATATTATTCAAAACTTTTCCACATACTTTTTTTCTTCTATCTTTTGTATTTTGTTCATATTTTTTTTTTTGAAAAAAATTCAAAATTTCGAAAAACCATTTATCGGATTCTTCTTCATAATCTACATCACATTTATGCAATGGAATGATTCTGATTGCTCCTATGTTATGCAAACGTTTATCTACATCAACTCCTGCTTTACAAAAATAAGAATAAGATTTATCTCCTAAAGCTAACACACTATATTTCAATTTATTTATACTAAGATTTTGATTTTTATGAATAAAATCAAAAAAAGATCTTGCGGAAGAAGGAGGCTCTCCTTCTCCATGTGTACTAATTATTACGAATAAATAATCTTCTTTTTCTAAATCTTGCAAACGATATTGATCTAAGCTTATCAATTTCATTTGCAACTTTTTATTTTTGGCTTTTTGATAAATGTCAAAAGCTAAATTTTTGGCATTTCCTGTTTCCGTTCCATAAACTAACGTTATTTTTTTCTCCGTTATTTTTTCCTCTTTATTTAATTTATTATAAGATTTTTTAGTATTAGAAGATAATAATCCAGACATATATCCACACATCCAAATAATCTCTTCTATAGAGGACTCTTTGATTAACTTAAAAAATGTTTTGTTATTTGATTCAGATAACATTTTATTTAATTTTATAAAAGAAAACATTAATAAATATCACTCAAAATAATTTTTTTTATCCAAAACATCAGAATTAAAAAACCATTTGAAATAATGATGCAGCCCCACAATTTTACCTAAAATGACTAAAGAAGGAGACATAAAATGATTTTTTTCTTTTATTAATTTTTTACAATTATAAAGATGACTTGTATACACTTTTTGCATAGGGGTAGTGGCTTGTTCTATTATAGCTACTAATTTATTCATACAAAAAAAATCTTTGTTTTTTGTCAATTTATCAAAGACTTCATATAATTTCTGAATGCACATATAAAAAACTAAAGTGTCTTTAGTTTTGATAAAATCTATCCACTGATTGGAATTGATAGAATCTGGATTATGAAGAGTTATAAAACGGACAGAAGAAGCATACCCTCTTGCTGTAAGAGGTATTCCAGCATAAGCAGCAGCACCTAAAGCAGATGTTACTCCAGGAATAATTTCATAAGGAATATCATATTTTTTTAATTCCATTAATTCGTCCATAATATTGGAAAAAATAGAAACATCTCCTCCTTTTAATCTAACTACATATTTTCCTTTCAAAGCATAGTGAATTAATATCTTGTTGATTTTTTTTTGAGAAAAATCAGTTTTTTGTATGGAATTTTTTCCCACAAAAACGAATTTTCTTTTATAGTTAGAATATTTTTTAATAATTTCAGGACTCACAAGACGATCAACCAAAACTATTTCTGATTTTTTCAAATGATTCATAGCTTTTACAGTAATCAAATCAGGATCTCCTGGTCCTGCTGAAATAAAAATTACTTTTTTTGTTGTCATAAAAAAAGATTATCAACTGACAGATATCTTTCTCCAGTATCATAATTAAACGTCAATATTATAGATTTTTCGGAAAAATTAGATAATTGTTGATCTATAGCAGACAGGACTGCTCCTGTAGAGATTCCAACAAGAATTCCTTCTTTTTTTGCTATTTTACGAACAAAAATAAAAGCATCTTCTTTTGAGACTAAAAAAGATCCATCTAATATTTTGACATTCAAAATGGAAGGAATAAAACCAGCACCTAATCCTTGTAAAAAATGTGAATTTGCCTCTCCTCCAAATATCACTGAAGACTCCACAGGTTCCACTGAAAAAATTTTTAGATTCGGATATTTTTTTTTTAATACTTCTCCTATCCCAGTAATATGTCCACCAGTTCCAACTCCTGTAATAAAATAATCTATTCCTTCAGGAAAATCATCTATGATTTCTTTTGCTGTTGTCTCTCTATGAATATTGGGATTAGATATATTATCAAATTGTTTCGGCATCCATGAATTAGGAATTGTATCAATTAGTTCTTCTGCTTTTTTAATAGACCCCTTCATTCCATCTTCTCTTGGAGTCAAGATAAATTTTGCTCCGAAAATGGAAAATAATTTTCTTCTTTCAACACTCATAGATTCTGGCATTACTAAAATAAGACTATAACCTTTAACAGAACAAACCATAGCTAATCCTATCCCTGTATTTCCAGAAGTAGGTTCTATAATAAGATCTCCTTTATGAAGCGCTCCTTTTTTTTCAGCATCTTCTATCATCGATAAAGCTATTCTATCTTTTATACTTCCTCCTGGATTATTTTTTTCTAATTTCATCCAGACTTGGTGGTTCGGATATAATTTATTCAGACGAACATGAGGTGTATTTCCAATAGTTTTTAAAATACTATCAACTTTCATTTATTTTATTTTTTTTATTATATCATAAAATTAATAGGATCAGGAAAAGGACTATTATTTCTCATTTTTATTTCGCTTTTTTGATATACTATAGAAAAAGGAGGAACACTTCGTGTTAACCAAACATTTCCTCCAATTACACTATCATGACCTATTATGGTTTCTCCTCCTAAAATCGTAGCTCCTGCATAAATAGTAACTTGATCTTCTATAGTAGGATGACGTTTTTTATTAGATAACTTTTTATCCACATGAATTGCTCCTAAAGTAACTCCTTGATATATTTTAACTTTATTTCCTATTTTTGTACTGGAACCTATAACTATTCCTGTTCCATGATCAATTGCAAAAGATTTCCCTATTTCTGCAGAAGCATGAATATCTACTCCAGTTTTACTGTGTGCATATTCTGTAATCAATCTTGGAATAATTGGAATTTTCTGAATCCAAAATTGATGAGCTATTCTGTATAATGCAGTGGCAAAAAAGCCAGGATAAGAAATAAAAATTTCTTCTACAATTGTTGCTGCAGGATCAGA
This genomic window from Blattabacterium cuenoti contains:
- a CDS encoding TSUP family transporter, translated to MMINKEKNKLFPIFLHLDKLSLLIVGGGKTALEKLNTILRNSPDTKINLIADQINQKIYQTAKLFSFIKLNKKFYVSSDLENMDIIIVAVNDPILSEKIKKDAKRMHKLVNVPDKPDLCDFYMGSIVQKGNLKIAISTNGKSPTIAKRLKEIFIDVLPHELDDVLINMCEIRKKLKGNFEYKVKILNSITEKWVIKKTSLKKKKSQKNLIKYLFLIIGFIIIISFFLQILTKSFFFQKILDHFNQSFLYLMFTGFFAQLVDGAIGMGYGLTCTTILLSFGIPLPSISASIHTAEIFSSGISGLSHYKMGNVNKKLFKILLIPGVIGSIVGAFFLAKFGESYATYIKPMLASYTFFFGVKILLKTWKKDHKKTSNIGLLAGCGGFLDSFVGGGWGPFVTSTLISKGRTPKYVIGSVSLSEFFVTLSSTLTFLSLLGINYWKIVFGLVFGGLFAAPLAAKISGKLPIKIMCHSIGILVIIWSVRILYNCFFN
- a CDS encoding NADPH-dependent assimilatory sulfite reductase hemoprotein subunit, with translation MKTSRITKEEKIKKESLGLRGTILESLQDELSGGIYNEDQVVIKFHGLYQQDDRDIREERSKKKLERLYSFMIRLRIPGGLINHKKWIAIHNISEKNSTGVIKITTRQTIQLHGLIKSKIRPTIQFFNIHKLDSIATCGDVNRNVVCSTYIDKKYSREKILNYATKISNMLLPKTNAYYDIWLDKNKIYEKKEDKDPLYKETYLPRKFKIAIAIPPNNDVDVFANDIGLIAILDKKSKILKGFNISVGGGLSTTHGNSKTYSRLGTVIGFSDSEDQILKIVYEILTIQRDYGNRSDRKLSRLKYTIDNYGINWFKKELENRIGFSLQEKKYFLFTERRDYFGWIQDYQKLWNYTFFIENGLIFDNENLKLKSALLKIAEYEICNFSFTCNQNLTLTHIDEKNKNKIQSIFRKYGIHDYMNGLSSIRKNSMACVAFNTCPLALAEGQRYFPSLISKIEIILNKYRLEKEDIIIRMTGCPNGCSRPYLAEIGFIGVSYGKYNLYLGANHEGTRLNKLYKKNMDESSILKELDQIFDCFQKEKFSGEKFGNFSIRKKWVV
- a CDS encoding diflavin oxidoreductase, with protein sequence MFSFIKLNKMLSESNNKTFFKLIKESSIEEIIWMCGYMSGLLSSNTKKSYNKLNKEEKITEKKITLVYGTETGNAKNLAFDIYQKAKNKKLQMKLISLDQYRLQDLEKEDYLFVIISTHGEGEPPSSARSFFDFIHKNQNLSINKLKYSVLALGDKSYSYFCKAGVDVDKRLHNIGAIRIIPLHKCDVDYEEESDKWFFEILNFFQKKKYEQNTKDRRKKVCGKVLNNILLSDKKRGSNKEIYHIEISVQNEIKYLPGDSIGIFPENPSNETYNIIEYLSKDRKNEEYEKNIFNIIKKELNIFHLSDNFLRKYSFLSEKKNIPYNQKWKLIDLLKEFPIKKEFSLRDLIKIMDPIKPRFYSISSSPKAHHNEIHITVSRHRFQLNGETVYGHCSDFLSKLKEGEKFSFFIHRNQLFRLPKNPEIDIILIGPGTGIAPFRSFLYEREAMEATGRNWLFFGDQHFYADFLYQTEIQNWKRKGIINRVNLSFSRDQGKRIYVQDKIWENRTEFFSWIKNGAYIYVCGKKTPMSIDVEKMIFRVIEKEGGKDPEYFIKEMKKDGRYLKDVY
- the cobA gene encoding uroporphyrinogen-III C-methyltransferase gives rise to the protein MTTKKVIFISAGPGDPDLITVKAMNHLKKSEIVLVDRLVSPEIIKKYSNYKRKFVFVGKNSIQKTDFSQKKINKILIHYALKGKYVVRLKGGDVSIFSNIMDELMELKKYDIPYEIIPGVTSALGAAAYAGIPLTARGYASSVRFITLHNPDSINSNQWIDFIKTKDTLVFYMCIQKLYEVFDKLTKNKDFFCMNKLVAIIEQATTPMQKVYTSHLYNCKKLIKEKNHFMSPSLVILGKIVGLHHYFKWFFNSDVLDKKNYFE
- the cysK gene encoding cysteine synthase A, giving the protein MKVDSILKTIGNTPHVRLNKLYPNHQVWMKLEKNNPGGSIKDRIALSMIEDAEKKGALHKGDLIIEPTSGNTGIGLAMVCSVKGYSLILVMPESMSVERRKLFSIFGAKFILTPREDGMKGSIKKAEELIDTIPNSWMPKQFDNISNPNIHRETTAKEIIDDFPEGIDYFITGVGTGGHITGIGEVLKKKYPNLKIFSVEPVESSVIFGGEANSHFLQGLGAGFIPSILNVKILDGSFLVSKEDAFIFVRKIAKKEGILVGISTGAVLSAIDQQLSNFSEKSIILTFNYDTGERYLSVDNLFL
- a CDS encoding serine O-acetyltransferase, with the protein product MLDFLNIIFEDKKKRNPFPNKKKSEDFIEALFNFLFTSDRYILQNTILIKENYKKLFNLLYEIFLELNINQKDSNNLSKKFFEELPNIYQTLIIDAYAILESDPAATIVEEIFISYPGFFATALYRIAHQFWIQKIPIIPRLITEYAHSKTGVDIHASAEIGKSFAIDHGTGIVIGSSTKIGNKVKIYQGVTLGAIHVDKKLSNKKRHPTIEDQVTIYAGATILGGETIIGHDSVIGGNVWLTRSVPPFSIVYQKSEIKMRNNSPFPDPINFMI